A segment of the Myxocyprinus asiaticus isolate MX2 ecotype Aquarium Trade chromosome 10, UBuf_Myxa_2, whole genome shotgun sequence genome:
AGTTCATATGAATCATATTACCCTGGAGTGGTCTGATAAAGCAAGTCAGACACTACCAGTTTTTATATGATTTGTGAATTTAGCACTGGTATAAGTGCCCACCAACAGTAGAATCCCATTATAATTCCCATATCAGATTATAAACTCTGCAACAGCTGAGGCATAAAAACAACACCAAACCCACTCCATTGAACTCACTGGAGACACCGTGGAGCAATATCCCACCAAACAAACACTGCGGGCCCACTCTGATCATCACTTGATAGTGTGCTGACAAGCAAACTCTATTAAGCTGTCTTCAAATATGCAAAATTATATGATTTTACAATGATTACATATTCACTTCCCAGCTGGCTGGCTCCATGCAACTCCATTTGTCATTGACTATTGTGTCCAATTATATGATTAGCTCCGAACACTCCGCCACTTGGAGAGCTCTCGTGTGTTCCAGTGCACTGACTGATTCACAAACAAAGTCATTACAACATGTATTCACACATATCAAATAACAAACAGATGGCCATTGTGCGCCGACTGATTTGTTTGTAACACGAGCATCAGAAAAAAAGGTCGTTTTTGCTGGGCTTTGTTTAAGCACTGACTGTTTTATTCCCAGAGAGAGACATCTGGCTGCCGAGGCAGCTAAATCAACTCAAATGAAAGACAATCTTGTTTCCATTAATTTTTCCTATGGCAAAAGCACTTGTTATGAAGATTCGAAATTACTGAGAATCCTTCGAGATAATTCATCATGTGGGCTGGACAGAAGACTGCAATTGCTCAGAGTGTCTGTCACCATCAGAGGGTATTAACTAAATTTGATGTGTATCAGGTGGGGTTGCTGAAGTGTGGAAATGTTTGTTGTAGCAACACACACTTTACAGTATGGTTTCACGGTAGGTTTAGGCAAATTCATTTAACCATGAAAGAAACTGAAACAATCATCTAGCAGGCTTCCTCTTTGAACATCCAGACATTTTCATTATATGAATCACAATGAATGTGACTCAAGACCTGACTAACAGTTACAGATATGAATGCTGTAGTTTTGTAATGTATGTTTTATATAACAAAAGttatatataggcctattataaataaatatgaaatgtaattattgttccaaacaggtttccccaaaaCTCCAACCATACacatgttatgttatgttgtcCCTGCCAACAGACAGCAGATTCCTGGAGTTACTGACCATAGATCTGTCATGGCAGCACAGTTGCAAAGACTGGAAAAACTAAATTACTTATTCATAGTagcacaatattttatttttgacatcaaTGAAAAAGAGGCTGTGAGGGAAGACTTACAATCTCTTTAATGGCATGCACTGTACAGTATAATGCTGTATAAAGATCTAGAATAGATtgcatctaattttcacaactagggttttctggagtttttgtcTATTGAAATTTTTTGGAAAGATATATTACCAATGTTTCATCAGATGAGCCATCAAAACCAATCTAAACAACAGTACAGCACATTAAACAGAATTTACTtctatctctcacagcctcgttttcatttgtggcagcagtgcagtgcataaaatcatgcagaaacaggtcaggagcttcagttaatgttcacatcaaccatcagaatggggaaaaaaatttgatctcagtgatttcaaccgtagcatgattgttggtgccagacacgctggtttgagtatttctgtatctgctgatctcctgtgattttcaaaacaaaaactaaacaaaaatcagtgagcagcagttctgcagacggaaacaccttgttgatgagagaggtcaacagagaatggccagactggttcgagctgacataaaagctacggtaactcagataaccactctgtacaatggtagtgagcagaatagcatctcagaatgcacaacatgtcgaaccttgagacagatggactacaacagcagaagaccacattgggaactttattaggaccatagtgttcctaataaagtgctcagtgagtgtatatattacaTTGAAATAcagtcaaaataaatattaactttagttatagatcaatatttaagtccttttttactataaattttcactttcacattctttaacattttgaaagtgaaagtggagatttttggtaaataaaaaaacttaaatattgacctttttctcacccacacctgtcatattacttctgaagatatatatttaaccagtggagtcttatgtattacttttatgtggcctttatgtgatttttttttttttttttacttcaaagatctggtcaacattcacctgtattgtatggaccaacagaactgagatattcttttaaaaaatttcatttgtgttctgcagaagaaagaaagtcataaatatctgggatagcatgagggtaaatgatgagagaatttcatttttgggtgaaatatctcttAAACCgacagtgtttttgaatgaatggaaatcacatgaacagtttgaaaagcaccttattttcatcctgccctGCTATCCGAAAGCAGCAATTTCTAGTTTCCAGATGCAGCTATTGTGTGTTCCGGGAAAGCAGAGGTTGTATGGTCAGCGTGTGTCTTAATAATTGTTTCTGACCTGGcaattattcatttaaaagtgAAGCACTTGTTGTATATACAGTGATTACACACTATAGCCTACATAAAGTACATTTCTAAAAGTGCACTTTTTGTTCTGAAAGATATGTTTATACAATATAAAGCAATACCTTCCTTTCCCATTCTCTCGATGTAAGGTATTTAAAGTTCAAATTCAAATTATGATCTAAGTGTGCACAATTCCCTTCCATGCCCCCCACTTAAACCTGCCTTTACCGGAGGCACCTTAGCTGTGAttttatatccttgtccatttaATCTCTATGGTTTTGGACAAGTCTAGACATGATTGATGCACTGGTTAATCATGGAAAGGTCAGGTGACAATCCTTTACTAAAGCTCAGTGGTGTTTGGAATACTGTATCTGTAATGCCAAAACAGAAGGAATGTAGGCACAGAGTGGTAAAAGACCATGTGTCTACTTTGTTTGGTCCAGGTTTCAACTTTTATTCAGGTAACATGAATATGTGGATATTGgtgcttttaaaaataaacataaaataaatcagTCAGTCTGTTAGCAGCCATGTCTATTTTATGGAAAGTTAAGGAGAACAAGAGAAAACCTTAATGGAAGCCACTGAACAGATATAATGGCAATTTCATCAGAAACAAAGTACATAACCATCTAATGGTGATGAAATGTTGTCTGTTATTACATGACACCACCTAATGGTGATATTAGAACAAAGCACTGTGAGGGCAGAATATACAGCCCTGGTGAGTAGTGCCTCCCACTGGCCACTTATATGACAGGTCAAGTTTATCATGTACTGTTATATTGTTCATGTAATTTttgatattatttataattattgggTCCATTAAACAAATCACAAAATTGCTATAGATAAAGTGCTCTTATACTATATAATTTAATTAGTTTTTACTCTTCTGTTTGgacattttaatgtgcttttcatCCCATCCTATCTCATTTTACTCTTCTAAAATAGCCAAACATGTGTGCTTAGAAATAACCTTTTTAAAAAGGTGATGTTAGCTGTATCGGAATCATACTTGGTACAATTAAAAAGCATGCTTAGCAAGTCTAAAATCTAAAATCAGTGCAAAGAGTACAGAGAAAATTGTGCAAAGATCCTGCAAAGGAAAATATTTAAAACTCCTTGGCATGAGATATGTTTTCATATCTGAAGTTGAAACTTTTGGGCCAGTTCTGGCAATAGCTATAGCATCGCAATTTAAAACTCGGAACAGATGAACTTGCAACATGAAACAAAATGGAACTTGAAATAGTGTGATTTAAGGGGCAATTCTTGCATATAATAAAAAGTGATGACCTTGTCAGAAAATTGTCTGCATTCCGAATTAGTTTGATTTATGCATTGGTATTCGTTCATCTTGTTCATGAGGCATTATACACCTCTGTAATTTATATACAAATGCCATCCCATTTGTGATCGATCTTTTAAAATCTTTAGCCAGTTTTGCAGCCCACACATAAAGTTAGGGCTTTCAGCAGTAGGAGTAGGAGTACCAACCGAGTACAGCCACTCGACCTCCTGCCATAAGATCACTATATGTGCACAGGTCATCACAGCTTAAAACGTAATTTTGTAGACATTCTTCCAAACTACATTCTTTGATATGTACACTCTCCGTAAGCAGATGCACACATACGTTTTTGTCCACTGTATTATTTCTCAGATCATGGCACTGGTCAGGTTGCTGAGGGAGCGTATGCTGTTAGTATGACGACTCTTCCTGCGGACACTTCTCAGATAGTTCCTGTACAGGATCACACTGATCACACGATCCTGGAACTGCTTTGATACAATATAGAAGAGTATGATGTCCAGCACTGTACTCGCGTTCATTAAGAAGGTGGTGAAGGCCCCCCAGGTGTTATAACCTTGCCCACTGCTCTCCAACagcaggaaaacaaaacatacatgGAAAGGCACAAAGCACACCAGCACCTGGACGATCAATGTGATAATGATCCTTATCGACTTCTGCTTGACTTTGGGCTTCAGTTTAGACGTGCGTCCATGGATTAGGTTGTCTACGATGATAATGTAACAGCCCACCATGATGCATACAGGCACCAGGAAGAAGAAGATGAGACGTGCAAAGTGGACGGGATTGTCGCGGCGCAAGTAGATGATGTCATGCATCTTGATGCAGGTGGTGTAGTTTGAGATGCTGTCTGGATCGTCTTCCAGGAGAACGAGAGGTGCGGTGCTGCCCAGGGTCATGATCCAGACCCCTGCACAGGACAGCAAGGCTTTACGGACACTCTTCAGTTCTCGGGTGTGTCGTGGTTGCACGATGGCCACATAACGATCTGTGCTGATGAGGGCGAACAGCCACAAGGCCAGGCAGGGATAGAGCACAGTCAGTGCGGCATTAACCCTGCAGAACACATCCCCAAAGGGCCAGTAGTCCTGACTGTAGTAGACCATTCGAAAGGGAAGCAGTGAGATAAATACCAAGTCCACTAAAGCAACATTGATCATGTAAACAGTGATAGAGTTCCGTCTTTTAGTGGTCAAGGCAAAGACCCAGAGGGCTGTCAGGTTAACCACTGAGCCAATGATGAAGATAATGATGTAAAAGATTAGGCTAGCAGTCTTGTACACTTGGGGAATGTGGCCTTCCATGGTGATGGGCAAAGTTATGTTATTAGCCATAATGGTTTGCCTGATTGGAGCATAAAAAGAAACCAATATTAGATATAAatgtccaatttttttttacatttgctggCAAGCTTTAATACATTCTataaggctgcacaattaatttaaaataattacgaGATTTCCATCACGGCAGTTGCAATTAACTAATTGTAAAACGTGTCAGTTACAGAATCCCCGTCAGGTATATTCCAGTCATGCCTAAGTTTTTAATTTACAATGTGGTTGTATTGAGCATTGTAACCAGTGTCTTTTGTGTGCAAGCATGCAATGATGAATCATAGTGTTTAAATTTTTTAGGCCCAGACAGACACTTTTTtttcagagtgactatttgcaatgggcgtaaatagcacctgccacacatcACCGCTATTTGCACTCCTGCAGTCTGATCGAAACACAGAACTGGAAGACTGCACCTCAAAGTGTTGCTGTAATAGTGTAGTATGTAAAGATGGTATGGATGTGCTTTTTTTGTGCAGACAATCCGGGTTCTaatctgccttttgtcccacttttcctgtttcctgtctccactcttaatatttcctttaattctacttataataataaacaaaattaacataaagtttgatttccttgcagtgatttgctCATGGTGAAGGacagggagttgagagaaaggtttgatcctggtcaaattaaccatggttttactatagtaatattgcaggAACCATCTTTTTTGTCGGAAACCAAAAATTTtatgcaattaacaatggtgttactacagcaATATGGTGTTCATattgtaaccatgtttaattttgtgtttactatggttttaccacaaaatgccatggtgatactattgttgttgtagtaataccatggttaatttttctaAAAgaagattagggttaggtttaggtgtaggggttGGCATAGGGTGTCTTTGGAACTCTTAATAAACACAATAAGCATGCTGCAG
Coding sequences within it:
- the LOC127446814 gene encoding N-arachidonyl glycine receptor-like, producing MANNITLPITMEGHIPQVYKTASLIFYIIIFIIGSVVNLTALWVFALTTKRRNSITVYMINVALVDLVFISLLPFRMVYYSQDYWPFGDVFCRVNAALTVLYPCLALWLFALISTDRYVAIVQPRHTRELKSVRKALLSCAGVWIMTLGSTAPLVLLEDDPDSISNYTTCIKMHDIIYLRRDNPVHFARLIFFFLVPVCIMVGCYIIIVDNLIHGRTSKLKPKVKQKSIRIIITLIVQVLVCFVPFHVCFVFLLLESSGQGYNTWGAFTTFLMNASTVLDIILFYIVSKQFQDRVISVILYRNYLRSVRRKSRHTNSIRSLSNLTSAMI